A window from Gossypium raimondii isolate GPD5lz chromosome 7, ASM2569854v1, whole genome shotgun sequence encodes these proteins:
- the LOC105785511 gene encoding uncharacterized protein LOC105785511, whose translation MEALRATYGDDDSSDFDSDHSPTLSLPANSNPQSKETLSSPLPPPPVSLLHPPNSLGSLDYLQTGQPSRVRSFPHVEGNYALHVYIPVFIPSISKKEMGQFLKRVSSVVSNLHVVDIDVPLNTLCKEEHKLEQVALGREFHISLGRTVPIRVHQIDSIVTMLRQKLQFQKRYWIDFNKWEVFINDDRTRTFLSLEVVTGGLPEITKQIQAVNEVYKLHNLPEFYKDPRPHISLAWALGDVSGSLKKVVEQETKSSVFRGSLQSRICTSKVGGIECKIGNRTHIICKSPDQ comes from the exons ATGGAAGCGCTAAGAGCAACATATGGAGACGACGACTCATCGGACTTCGACTCCGACCACTCCCCTACGCTGTCTCTTCCCGCCAATTCCAATCCCCAATCCAAGGAGACGCTGTCGTCTCCTCTCCCTCCGCCTCCTGTTTCTCTCCTTCACCCTCCCAATTCCCTTG GATCTTTGGATTACTTACAAACTGGTCAGCCTAGTAGAGTGAGAAGCTTCCCTCACGTCGAAGGCAACTATGCTTTGCACGTTTACATTCCAG tttttaTACCGTCTATATCAAAGAAAGAGATGGGTCAATTTTTGAAGAGAGTTTCATCCGTGGTTTCCAATCTCCATGTTGTGGATATTGATGTTCCATTGAATACACTGTGTAAAGAAGAACATAAACTTGAACAAGTGGCATTGGGAAGGGAATTCCATATAAGTTTAGGAAGGACAGTTCCTATTAGAGTTCACCAGATTGACTCTATTGTAACAATGCTTCGCCAGaaacttcaatttcaaaagCG GTATTGGATTGATTTTAACAAATGGGAGGTTTTTATCAATGATGATCGAACGCGCACCTTTCTTTCACTCGAAGTCGTTACGGGAGGATTACCCGAG ATAACTAAGCAAATTCAGGCTGTTAACGAGGTTTACAAGCTTCACAATCTTCCCGAGTTCTATAAG GATCCAAGGCCTCATATATCATTGGCTTGGGCACTAGGTGACGTTAGTGGTTCCCTTAAGAAAGTGGTCGAGCAGGAAACAAAGTCATCCGTCTTTAGAGGTTCCTTACAGAGTCGTATTTGTACAAGTAAAGTTGGTGGCATTGAGTGTAAAATTGGTAATAGAACACATATAATATGTAAATCTCCCGATCAATGA